The following are encoded together in the Mus musculus strain NOD/MrkTac chromosome 17 genomic contig, GRCm38.p6 alternate locus group NOD/MrkTac MMCHR17_NOD_IDD1 genome:
- the Psmb9 gene encoding proteasome subunit beta type-9 (The RefSeq protein has 2 substitutions compared to this genomic sequence), which translates to MLRAGAPTAGSFRTEEVHTGTTIMAVEFDGGVVVGSDSRVSAGTAVVNRVFDKLSPLHQHIFCALSGSAADAQAIADMAAYQLELHGLELEEPPLVLAAANVVKNISYKYREDLLAHLIVAGWDQCEGGQVYGTMGGMLIRQPFTIGGSGSSYIYGYVDAAYKPGMTPEECRRFTTDAITLAMNRDGSSGGVIYLVTITAAGVDHRVILGDELPKFYDE; encoded by the exons ATGCTGCGGGCAGGAGCACCTACCGCCGGCTCGTTCCGGACGGAAGAAGTCCACACCGGG ACAACCATCATGGCAGTGGAGTTTGACGGGGGTGTCGTGGTGGGCTCTGATTCCCGGGTGTCAGCAGG AACAGCAGTGGTGAACCGCGTGTTCGACAAGCTCTCCCCTCTGCACCAGCGCATCTTCTGTGCCCTCTCGGGTTCCGCTGCTGATGCCCAAGCCATAGCTGACATGGCCGCCTACCAGCTGGAGCTACACGG GTTGGAGCTGGAGGAGCCGCCCCTCGTTCTGGCTGCTGCAAACGTGGTGAAGAACATCTCCTACAAGTACCGTGAGGACTTGTTAGCGCATCTCATAGTAGCTGGCTGGGACCAACGTGAGGGGGGACAG GTATATGGAACCATGGGAGGGATGCTAATTCGACAGCCCTTTACCATCGGCGGTTCCGGAAGCTCCTACATTTATGGTTATGTGGACGCAGCTTATAAGCCAGGCATGACCCCTGAGGAGTGCCGGCGTTTCACCACAGATG CCATCACTCTGGCCATGAACCGAGATGGCTCTAGTGGGGGTGTCATCTACCTGGTCACCATCACAGCTGCTGGTGTGGACCATCGAGTCATCCTGGGAGATGAGCTGCCAAAATTCTACGATGAGTGA
- the Tap1 gene encoding antigen peptide transporter 1 isoform 2 (isoform 2 is encoded by transcript variant 2; The RefSeq protein has 2 substitutions compared to this genomic sequence) gives MAAHVWLAAALLLLVDWLLLRPMLPGIFSLLVPEVPLLRVWVVGLSRWAILGLGVRGVLGVTAGAHGWLAALQPLVAALSLALPGLALFRELAAWGTLREGDSAGLLYWNSRPDAFAISYVAALPAAALWHKLGSLWAPSGNRDAGDMLCRMLGFLGPKKRRLYLVLVLLILSCLGEMAIPFFTGRITDWILQDKTVPSFTRNIWLMSILTIASTALEFASDGIYNITMGHMHGRVHREVFRAVLRQETGFFLKNPAGSITSRVTEDTANVCESISGTLSLLLWYLGRALCLLVFMFWGSPYLTLVTLINLPLLFLLPKKLGKVHQSLAVKVQESLAKSTQVALEALSAMPTVRSFANEEGEAQKFRQKLEEMKTLNKKEALAYVAEVWTTSVSGMLLKLQFTQAVQVLLSLYPSMQKAVGSSEKIFEYLDRTPCSPLSGSLAPSNMKGLVEFQDVSFAYPNQPKVQVLQGLTFTLHPGTVTALVGPNGSGKSTVAALLQNLYQPTGGQLLLDGQCLVQYDHHYLHTQVAAVGQEPLLFGRSFRENIAYGLNRTPTMEEITAVAVESGAHDFISGFPQGYDTEVGETGNQLSGGQRQAVALARALIRKPLLLILDDATSALDAGNQLRVQRLLYESPKRASRTVLLITQQLSLAEQAHHILFLREGSVGEQGTHLQLMKRGGCYRAMVEALAAPAD, from the exons ATGGCTGCGCACGTCTGGCTGGCGGCCGCCCTGCTCCTTCTGGTGGACTGGCTGCTGCTGCGGCCCATGCTCCCGGGAATCTTCTCCCTGTTGGTTCCCGAGGTGCCGCTGCTCCGGGTCTGGGTGGTGGGCCTGAGTCGCTGGGCCATCCTAGGACTAGGGGTCCGCGGGGTCCTCGGGGTCACCGCAGGAGcccatggctggctggctgctttGCAGCCGCTGGTGGCCGCACTGAGTTTGGCCCTGCCTGGACTTGCCTTGTTCCGAGAGCTGGCCGCCTGGGGAACACTCCGGGAGGGTGACAGCGCTGGATTACTGTACTGGAACAGTCGTCCAGATGCCTTCGCTATCAGTTATGTGGCAGCATTGCCCGCAGCCGCCCTGTGGCACAAGTTGGGGAGCCTCTGGGCGCCCAGCGGCAACAGGGACGCTGGAGACATGCTGTGTCGGATGCTGGGCTTCCTGGGCCCTAAGAAGAGACGTCTCTACCTGGTTCTGGTTCTCTTGATTCTCTCTTGCCTTG ggGAAATGGCCATTCCCTTCTTCACGGGCCGCATCACTGACTGGATTCTTCAGGATAAGACAGTTCCTAGCTTCACCCGCAACATATGGCTCATGTCCATTCTCACCATAGCCAG CACAGCGCTGGAGTTTGCAAGTGATGGAATCTACAACATCACCATGGGACACATGCACGGCCGTGTGCACAGAGAGGTGTTTCGGGCCGTCCTTCGCcaggagacagggtttttcctgAAGAACCCAGCAG GTTCCATCACATCTCGGGTGACTGAGGACACAGCCAACGTGTGCGAGTCCATTAGTGACACGCTGAGCCTGCTGCTGTGGTACCTGGGGCGAGCCCTGTGTCTCTTGGTGTTCATGTTTTGGGGGTCACCGTACCTCACTCTGGTCACCCTGATCAATCTGCCCCTGCTTTTTCTTTTGCCTAAGAAGCTGGGAAAAGTGCACCAG TCACTGGCAGTGAAGGTGCAGGAGTCTCTAGCAAAGTCCACGCAGGTGGCCCTTGAGGCCTTATCGGCGATGCCTACCGTGCGGAGCTTTGCCAACGAGGAGGGTGAGGCCCAGAAGTTCAGGCAGAAGTTGGAAGAAATGAAGACGCTAAACAAGAAGGAGGCCTTGGCTTACGTCGCTGAAGTCTGGACCACGAGT GTCTCGGGAATGCTGCTGAAG CTTCAGTTCACCCAGGCTGTTCAG GTCCTGCTCTCCCTCTACCCCTCCATGCAGAAGGCTGTGGGCTCCTCAGAGAAAATATTCGAATACTTGGACCGGACTCCTTGCTCTCCACTCAGTGGCTCGTTGGCACCCTCAAACATGAAAGGCCTTGTGGAGTTCCAAGATGTCTCTTTTGCCTACCCAAACCAGCCCAAAGTCCAGGTGCTTCAG gggCTGACGTTCACCCTGCATCCTGGAACGGTGACAGCGTTGGTGGGACCCAATGGATCAGGGAAGAGCACCGTGGCTGCCCTGCTGCAGAACCTGTACCAGCCCACCGGGGGCCAGCTGCTGCTGGATGGCCAGCGCCTGGTCCAGTATGATCACCATTACCTGCACACTCAG GTGGCCGCAGTGGGACAAGAGCCGCTGCTATTTGGAAGAAGTTTTCGAGAAAATATTGCGTATGGCCTGAACCGGACTCCAACCATGGAGGAAATCACAGCTGTGGCCGTGGAGTCTGGAGCCCACGATTTCATCTCTGGGTTCCCTCAGGGCTATGACACAG AGGTAGGTGAGACTGGGAACCAGCTGTCAGGAGGTCAGCGACAGGCAGTGGCCTTGGCCCGAGCCTTGATCCGGAAGCCACTCCTGCTTATCTTGGATGATGCCACCAGTGCCCTGGATGCTGGCAACCAGCTACGG GTCCAGCGGCTCCTGTATGAGAGCCCCAAGCGGGCTTCTCGGACGGTTCTTCTTATCACCCAGCAGCTCAGCCTGGCAGAGCAGGCCCACCACATCCTCTTTCTCAGAGAAGGCTCTGTCGGCGAGCAGGGCACCCACCTGCAGCTCATGAAGAGAGGAGGGTGCTACCGGGCCATGGTAGAGGCTCTTGCGGCTCCTGCAGACTGA
- the Tap1 gene encoding antigen peptide transporter 1 isoform 1 (isoform 1 is encoded by transcript variant 1; The RefSeq protein has 3 substitutions compared to this genomic sequence) has translation MAAHVWLAAALLLLVDWLLLRPMLPGIFSLLVPEVPLLRVWVVGLSRWAILGLGVRGVLGVTAGAHGWLAALQPLVAALSLALPGLALFRELAAWGTLREGDSAGLLYWNSRPDAFAISYVAALPAAALWHKLGSLWAPSGNRDAGDMLCRMLGFLGPKKRRLYLVLVLLILSCLGEMAIPFFTGRITDWILQDKTVPSFTRNIWLMSILTIASTALEFASDGIYNITMGHMHGRVHREVFRAVLRQETGFFLKNPAGSITSRVTEDTANVCESISGTLSLLLWYLGRALCLLVFMFWGSPYLTLVTLINLPLLFLLPKKLGKVHQSLAVKVQESLAKSTQVALEALSAMPTVRSFANEEGEAQKFRQKLEEMKTLNKKEALAYVAEVWTTSVSGMLLKVGILYLGGQLVIRGAVSSGNLVSFVLYQLQFTQAVQVLLSLYPSMQKAVGSSEKIFEYLDRTPCSPLSGSLAPSNMKGLVEFQDVSFAYPNQPKVQVLQGLTFTLHPGTVTALVGPNGSGKSTVAALLQNLYQPTGGQLLLDGQCLVQYDHHYLHTQVAAVGQEPLLFGRSFRENIAYGLNRTPTMEEITAVAVESGAHDFISGFPQGYDTEVGETGNQLSGGQRQAVALARALIRKPLLLILDDATSALDAGNQLRVQRLLYESPKRASRTVLLITQQLSLAEQAHHILFLREGSVGEQGTHLQLMKRGGCYRAMVEALAAPAD, from the exons ATGGCTGCGCACGTCTGGCTGGCGGCCGCCCTGCTCCTTCTGGTGGACTGGCTGCTGCTGCGGCCCATGCTCCCGGGAATCTTCTCCCTGTTGGTTCCCGAGGTGCCGCTGCTCCGGGTCTGGGTGGTGGGCCTGAGTCGCTGGGCCATCCTAGGACTAGGGGTCCGCGGGGTCCTCGGGGTCACCGCAGGAGcccatggctggctggctgctttGCAGCCGCTGGTGGCCGCACTGAGTTTGGCCCTGCCTGGACTTGCCTTGTTCCGAGAGCTGGCCGCCTGGGGAACACTCCGGGAGGGTGACAGCGCTGGATTACTGTACTGGAACAGTCGTCCAGATGCCTTCGCTATCAGTTATGTGGCAGCATTGCCCGCAGCCGCCCTGTGGCACAAGTTGGGGAGCCTCTGGGCGCCCAGCGGCAACAGGGACGCTGGAGACATGCTGTGTCGGATGCTGGGCTTCCTGGGCCCTAAGAAGAGACGTCTCTACCTGGTTCTGGTTCTCTTGATTCTCTCTTGCCTTG ggGAAATGGCCATTCCCTTCTTCACGGGCCGCATCACTGACTGGATTCTTCAGGATAAGACAGTTCCTAGCTTCACCCGCAACATATGGCTCATGTCCATTCTCACCATAGCCAG CACAGCGCTGGAGTTTGCAAGTGATGGAATCTACAACATCACCATGGGACACATGCACGGCCGTGTGCACAGAGAGGTGTTTCGGGCCGTCCTTCGCcaggagacagggtttttcctgAAGAACCCAGCAG GTTCCATCACATCTCGGGTGACTGAGGACACAGCCAACGTGTGCGAGTCCATTAGTGACACGCTGAGCCTGCTGCTGTGGTACCTGGGGCGAGCCCTGTGTCTCTTGGTGTTCATGTTTTGGGGGTCACCGTACCTCACTCTGGTCACCCTGATCAATCTGCCCCTGCTTTTTCTTTTGCCTAAGAAGCTGGGAAAAGTGCACCAG TCACTGGCAGTGAAGGTGCAGGAGTCTCTAGCAAAGTCCACGCAGGTGGCCCTTGAGGCCTTATCGGCGATGCCTACCGTGCGGAGCTTTGCCAACGAGGAGGGTGAGGCCCAGAAGTTCAGGCAGAAGTTGGAAGAAATGAAGACGCTAAACAAGAAGGAGGCCTTGGCTTACGTCGCTGAAGTCTGGACCACGAGT GTCTCGGGAATGCTGCTGAAGGTGGGAATTCTGTACCTGGGCGGGCAGCTGGTGATCAGAGGGACTGTCAGCAGCGGCAACCTTGTCTCATTCGTTCTCTACCAGCTTCAGTTCACCCAGGCTGTTCAG GTCCTGCTCTCCCTCTACCCCTCCATGCAGAAGGCTGTGGGCTCCTCAGAGAAAATATTCGAATACTTGGACCGGACTCCTTGCTCTCCACTCAGTGGCTCGTTGGCACCCTCAAACATGAAAGGCCTTGTGGAGTTCCAAGATGTCTCTTTTGCCTACCCAAACCAGCCCAAAGTCCAGGTGCTTCAG gggCTGACGTTCACCCTGCATCCTGGAACGGTGACAGCGTTGGTGGGACCCAATGGATCAGGGAAGAGCACCGTGGCTGCCCTGCTGCAGAACCTGTACCAGCCCACCGGGGGCCAGCTGCTGCTGGATGGCCAGCGCCTGGTCCAGTATGATCACCATTACCTGCACACTCAG GTGGCCGCAGTGGGACAAGAGCCGCTGCTATTTGGAAGAAGTTTTCGAGAAAATATTGCGTATGGCCTGAACCGGACTCCAACCATGGAGGAAATCACAGCTGTGGCCGTGGAGTCTGGAGCCCACGATTTCATCTCTGGGTTCCCTCAGGGCTATGACACAG AGGTAGGTGAGACTGGGAACCAGCTGTCAGGAGGTCAGCGACAGGCAGTGGCCTTGGCCCGAGCCTTGATCCGGAAGCCACTCCTGCTTATCTTGGATGATGCCACCAGTGCCCTGGATGCTGGCAACCAGCTACGG GTCCAGCGGCTCCTGTATGAGAGCCCCAAGCGGGCTTCTCGGACGGTTCTTCTTATCACCCAGCAGCTCAGCCTGGCAGAGCAGGCCCACCACATCCTCTTTCTCAGAGAAGGCTCTGTCGGCGAGCAGGGCACCCACCTGCAGCTCATGAAGAGAGGAGGGTGCTACCGGGCCATGGTAGAGGCTCTTGCGGCTCCTGCAGACTGA